One segment of Thermodesulfobacteriota bacterium DNA contains the following:
- a CDS encoding PAS domain S-box protein, which translates to MGVRTLAGRRELLVPASIHAAAEVAVADPILVPPSPITPVPSLAREEERALLVAMLELLPDGICVIDPQGLVRAWSPGAAAMLGYSAEEIIGRPITVTMPEEIAAAELTHCLERLNQEGFFRDYESQRLTRDGRRLPVLITAVALRDAGGAISHYAAIIRDISAQKGIDAELERHRHHLSEIVDERTWELAAANEQLAQEVAERRRLETEARAAEATFRALAEEMAVGVFVLAGDRLLLVNRKLECLCGRERAELVVPDFPIASLVAAESGPALEAAVRACLQGRSMPAAEWPLQALDGASRNGLVSLQPISYQGQAAVLGIVTDITERKRTELEVGRAQRLEAIGVLAGGIAHDFNNLLTAILGNISLARLQSQDQAKLHARLAAAEEAALRASHLTAQLLTFARRGAPIRRRVRPQELFADSVLFALSGSAVGCDLRLAPDLWPLEVDEGQISQVIHELVANAREAMGGSGRLLVVAANVLVAEGSSYPSLSPGRYVQLSIQDCGHGIRNGDLPRVFDPYFSTKSRSEVKGMGLALSISYTVVKSHGGLITVDSQEGQGAVFHLFLPASSEQPAVRPPAAAPAAPGRGRILVMDDEAGVREVAQAVLAGEGYEVETAADGAAALALFVAARQAGRPFAGVVLDLTVPGGMGGQDVVGKILAVDPQTLIIVSSGFSDHPVMRDPRRHGFVAAIPKPYLPRELCRVVAAVLNERTPR; encoded by the coding sequence ATGGGGGTAAGAACCCTCGCCGGCCGGCGGGAGCTTCTTGTCCCTGCATCGATTCATGCCGCTGCCGAGGTTGCCGTGGCCGATCCCATCCTCGTCCCCCCGTCGCCGATCACCCCTGTCCCATCCCTGGCCCGGGAGGAGGAGCGGGCCCTCCTGGTGGCCATGCTGGAGCTGTTGCCGGACGGCATCTGCGTCATCGATCCCCAGGGCCTGGTGCGGGCCTGGAGCCCAGGCGCCGCCGCCATGCTCGGCTACTCGGCCGAGGAGATCATCGGCCGCCCGATCACCGTCACCATGCCGGAGGAGATTGCGGCCGCGGAACTGACCCATTGTCTCGAGCGCCTCAACCAGGAGGGCTTCTTCCGGGACTACGAAAGCCAGCGCCTGACCAGAGACGGCCGGCGGCTGCCGGTTCTGATCACGGCGGTGGCTCTGCGGGACGCTGGCGGCGCCATCAGCCATTACGCCGCCATCATCCGGGACATCAGCGCGCAGAAAGGGATCGACGCCGAGCTGGAGAGGCATCGCCATCATCTGAGCGAGATTGTGGACGAGCGCACCTGGGAGTTGGCTGCTGCCAACGAGCAGCTGGCGCAGGAGGTGGCGGAGCGCCGCCGCCTGGAGACCGAAGCCCGGGCAGCGGAGGCGACCTTCCGGGCCCTGGCCGAGGAGATGGCGGTCGGGGTCTTCGTCCTGGCCGGCGACCGGCTGCTCCTGGTCAACCGCAAGCTGGAATGCCTGTGCGGCCGGGAGCGGGCGGAGCTGGTGGTCCCCGACTTTCCGATCGCCTCCCTGGTGGCAGCGGAATCGGGTCCCGCCCTGGAGGCGGCGGTCAGGGCCTGTCTCCAGGGCCGTTCCATGCCGGCCGCCGAGTGGCCGCTTCAGGCCCTGGACGGGGCCAGCCGCAACGGCCTGGTCTCTCTCCAGCCGATCAGCTACCAGGGGCAGGCAGCGGTCCTCGGCATCGTCACCGACATCACCGAGCGCAAGAGGACCGAACTGGAGGTGGGACGGGCCCAGCGGCTGGAGGCCATCGGCGTCCTCGCCGGCGGCATCGCCCACGATTTCAACAACCTGTTGACCGCGATCCTGGGCAACATCTCCCTGGCCCGACTGCAGAGCCAGGACCAGGCCAAGCTGCACGCCCGCCTTGCCGCGGCCGAGGAGGCGGCGTTGCGGGCCTCCCACCTCACGGCCCAGCTCTTGACCTTCGCGCGGCGGGGGGCGCCGATCCGGCGCCGGGTGCGGCCCCAGGAGCTGTTCGCCGACAGTGTCCTCTTTGCCCTCAGCGGCTCGGCCGTGGGCTGCGATCTGCGGCTGGCGCCCGATCTGTGGCCGCTGGAGGTGGACGAGGGGCAGATCAGCCAGGTCATCCATGAGCTGGTGGCCAATGCCCGGGAGGCCATGGGAGGAAGCGGCCGCCTGCTGGTGGTAGCGGCCAACGTGCTGGTGGCCGAAGGGAGCAGCTACCCGTCCTTGTCCCCCGGCCGCTATGTGCAGCTGTCGATCCAGGACTGCGGTCATGGCATCCGCAACGGCGACCTGCCCCGGGTCTTTGATCCGTACTTCTCCACCAAGAGCCGGAGCGAGGTCAAGGGGATGGGCCTGGCGCTGTCCATCTCCTACACCGTGGTGAAAAGCCATGGCGGCCTCATCACCGTCGACTCCCAGGAGGGGCAGGGCGCCGTCTTCCACCTCTTTCTGCCGGCCAGCAGCGAGCAGCCGGCGGTGCGCCCTCCGGCTGCTGCTCCTGCTGCCCCGGGCCGGGGGCGGATTCTGGTCATGGACGACGAGGCCGGGGTGCGGGAGGTGGCCCAGGCCGTGCTGGCCGGCGAGGGCTACGAGGTGGAGACGGCGGCCGACGGCGCGGCGGCCCTGGCCTTGTTCGTGGCGGCACGCCAGGCCGGCCGCCCTTTTGCTGGCGTGGTCCTTGACCTCACGGTGCCCGGGGGCATGGGCGGCCAGGACGTGGTGGGCAAGATCCTGGCCGTGGATCCTCAGACCTTGATTATCGTCTCTTCCGGCTTCAGTGACCATCCGGTGATGCGGGACCCCCGGCGTCACGGCTTCGTGGCCGCGATTCCCAAGCCGTATCTGCCCCGGGAGCTGTGCCGGGTGGTGGCGGCGGTCCTGAACGAGCGGACTCCCCGGTAG
- the yihA gene encoding ribosome biogenesis GTP-binding protein YihA/YsxC, with product MQLAQVSFLTSVHHLDQLPPADLPELAFAGRSNVGKSSLLNRLFGRRGLVIAGSRPGTTRALNFFVAPGVCGFVDLPGYGYAQVDQASRQRWRKLVEAYLAGRDNLVAVVLLVDLRRHPPSPLDLDLVAWLRSIGRSFLLVYTKADQVSGSRRQAQAQRLDTAFAVTPQDRILFSARSGQGREVLLARLVELLDQPRPAVPAP from the coding sequence ATGCAGCTTGCCCAGGTCTCTTTCCTGACCTCGGTCCACCACCTGGACCAGCTGCCGCCTGCCGATCTCCCCGAGCTGGCCTTCGCTGGCCGCTCCAATGTCGGCAAATCCTCCCTCTTGAACCGGCTGTTCGGCCGCCGGGGTCTGGTGATCGCTGGCAGCCGACCCGGCACCACCCGGGCGCTCAACTTCTTTGTGGCGCCGGGTGTATGCGGTTTCGTCGATCTGCCCGGATACGGTTATGCCCAGGTCGACCAGGCCAGCCGCCAGCGCTGGCGGAAGCTGGTGGAAGCCTATCTGGCCGGCCGGGACAATCTTGTCGCCGTGGTCCTCCTGGTGGACCTGCGGCGCCACCCCCCCAGCCCTTTGGACCTTGATCTGGTGGCCTGGCTGCGCAGCATCGGCCGCTCCTTCCTGCTCGTCTACACCAAGGCCGATCAGGTGAGCGGCAGCCGGCGGCAGGCTCAAGCCCAACGGCTGGACACCGCCTTTGCCGTCACCCCCCAGGACCGGATCCTCTTCTCGGCCCGGAGCGGTCAGGGGCGCGAGGTCCTCCTGGCGCGGCTGGTCGAGCTGTTGGACCAGCCGCGTCCGGCGGTCCCGGCGCCCTGA
- the hisG gene encoding ATP phosphoribosyltransferase: MSVVRIGIPKGSLEQATIELLEKSGWRIKLSRRSYFPEIDDPELACSICRAQEMSRYVANGTLDVGITGKDWVLENESDVVVVADLIYSKVSRRPTRWVLAVPAGSPIQRLEDLAGKKIATELVSFTRKYFAERGIPVEIEFSWGATEAKVVSGLADAIVEVTETESTIRAHGLSIIHELMTSNTQLIANPGAWADPWKQEKIGNIALLMQGALQADRMVGLKMNVPQERLPDVIALLPSLNAPTVAHLYQSTWVSVESVISEHEVRDLIPRLMKHGAEGIIEYSLNKVI; encoded by the coding sequence ATGAGCGTGGTGCGCATCGGCATCCCCAAAGGCAGCCTGGAGCAGGCCACCATCGAGCTGCTCGAGAAGTCGGGCTGGCGGATCAAGCTCTCCCGCCGCAGCTATTTCCCGGAGATCGATGATCCGGAGCTGGCCTGCTCCATCTGCCGCGCCCAGGAGATGTCCCGGTACGTGGCCAACGGCACCCTGGACGTGGGCATCACCGGCAAGGATTGGGTGCTGGAGAACGAGTCGGACGTGGTGGTGGTGGCCGATCTCATCTATTCCAAGGTCAGCCGCCGTCCCACCCGCTGGGTGCTGGCGGTGCCGGCCGGCTCCCCCATCCAGCGGCTGGAGGATCTGGCGGGCAAGAAGATCGCGACCGAGCTGGTCAGCTTCACCCGCAAGTACTTCGCGGAGCGTGGCATCCCGGTGGAGATCGAGTTCTCCTGGGGGGCGACCGAGGCGAAGGTCGTCTCCGGCCTCGCCGATGCCATTGTCGAGGTCACCGAGACCGAGAGCACGATCCGCGCCCATGGGCTCTCCATCATCCACGAGCTCATGACCTCCAACACCCAGCTCATCGCCAACCCGGGGGCCTGGGCCGATCCCTGGAAGCAGGAAAAGATCGGGAACATCGCCCTCCTGATGCAGGGGGCGCTGCAGGCCGACCGCATGGTGGGCCTCAAGATGAACGTGCCCCAGGAGAGGCTGCCCGATGTAATCGCCCTCCTGCCCAGCCTCAACGCCCCTACCGTGGCCCATCTCTACCAGTCCACCTGGGTGTCGGTGGAATCGGTGATCTCGGAGCACGAGGTCCGGGACCTCATCCCTCGCCTCATGAAGCACGGCGCCGAGGGCATCATCGAGTACAGCCTCAACAAGGTCATCTGA
- the hisI gene encoding phosphoribosyl-AMP cyclohydrolase produces the protein MVSLRFDKGNGLLPAIAQDWQSGEVLMTAYINQEAWAATLATGKAHYWSRSRGKLWLKGELSGHVQLVKEILVDCDEDTVIYKVEQLGPAACHKGFRSCFFRRVEAGGLTEIMPRAFDPAEVYKT, from the coding sequence ATGGTGAGCCTGCGCTTCGACAAGGGAAACGGCCTCTTGCCCGCCATTGCCCAGGACTGGCAGAGCGGCGAGGTGCTGATGACCGCCTACATCAACCAGGAGGCCTGGGCCGCCACCCTGGCCACTGGCAAGGCCCATTACTGGAGCCGCTCCCGCGGCAAGCTCTGGCTCAAGGGCGAGCTTTCGGGCCATGTGCAGCTGGTCAAAGAGATCCTGGTGGATTGCGACGAGGATACGGTGATCTACAAGGTGGAGCAGCTGGGGCCGGCCGCCTGTCACAAGGGGTTCCGCAGCTGCTTTTTTCGACGGGTCGAGGCCGGCGGGCTCACGGAGATCATGCCCCGCGCCTTCGACCCAGCGGAGGTGTACAAGACATGA
- a CDS encoding phosphoenolpyruvate carboxykinase (ATP), with amino-acid sequence MATIALADEGLDFASPLRLAARLALAGNAVQVDDPQTLYDLSLGQDNVLVLGRLIRDPLKFGLAQGTRQLVWNHANPVGRNAQARRFWHEADAEGRKQLASLARGAALRLQVEGSLVSRAYAGLDPELAVGLQLVANRRYPVAALSFLLNFQAFVGEAHWTFYRNSRPLAVPDILMVYDPDWRHPDHDRGLVIIDKDSRAIFVLGLAYFGEIKKGFLTLIWHTAIAERLAGTEIRRFLPIHGSIFEIGDKTLIIIALSGSGKSSLSRRARTIAHDDAFVVSTVTGKVIVLEPTFFNKTDGDVMGDETTQRGLIFYNMGVVETPQGLDVLPGDRLVANGRVIQERPANAVAGYDRVDIVSLVMKDDTLPPITRIDDPALFVSFGASLMTRRTLAESLRRVEDQYKLVIEPFAQPFRSWRLNTECRMFQLFLELFRPMTVILNTGDFMGEDIPLELSRDSILPALAEGKLELSPWRIIPGGMMSLVKRGGLGSRYDRSFRPSLDDAGYVARFVSRMQTRIDFLSEVRGQHLLHADFVDPMVTVRIALDEFLLRDPVAGDFSWTAADLDRLGLARRDGHG; translated from the coding sequence ATGGCCACCATCGCCCTGGCTGACGAAGGCCTCGACTTTGCCAGCCCCTTGCGTCTGGCCGCCCGTCTGGCCTTGGCCGGCAATGCGGTCCAGGTGGACGACCCCCAGACCCTTTATGACCTCTCCCTGGGGCAGGACAATGTCCTGGTCCTGGGGCGTCTGATCCGCGATCCCCTGAAGTTCGGCCTGGCCCAGGGCACCCGGCAGCTGGTCTGGAACCATGCCAATCCGGTGGGCCGCAACGCCCAGGCCCGCCGCTTCTGGCATGAGGCGGATGCCGAGGGCAGAAAGCAGCTGGCCAGTCTGGCCCGGGGAGCCGCCTTGCGCCTGCAGGTGGAGGGCAGTCTGGTCAGCCGCGCCTATGCTGGGCTGGATCCGGAGCTGGCAGTTGGCCTGCAGCTGGTGGCCAACCGGCGCTATCCGGTCGCCGCTCTCTCCTTTCTCCTCAACTTTCAGGCCTTCGTCGGCGAGGCCCACTGGACCTTCTACCGCAACAGTCGGCCTCTGGCGGTCCCGGACATCCTCATGGTCTACGATCCCGACTGGCGGCATCCGGACCATGACCGGGGTCTGGTGATCATCGACAAGGACAGCCGCGCCATCTTCGTTCTGGGGCTGGCGTACTTCGGGGAGATCAAGAAGGGCTTTCTGACCTTGATCTGGCACACCGCCATCGCCGAGCGGCTGGCCGGCACCGAGATCCGCCGCTTTCTGCCCATCCATGGCTCGATCTTCGAGATCGGCGACAAGACGCTCATCATCATCGCCCTGTCCGGGAGCGGCAAGTCGTCCCTGTCCCGGCGGGCCAGGACCATTGCCCACGATGACGCCTTCGTGGTCAGCACCGTCACCGGCAAGGTGATCGTCCTGGAGCCGACCTTCTTCAACAAGACCGACGGCGACGTCATGGGTGACGAGACCACCCAGCGGGGACTCATCTTCTACAACATGGGGGTGGTGGAGACCCCCCAGGGCCTGGATGTGCTGCCTGGCGACCGGCTGGTGGCCAACGGCCGGGTGATCCAGGAGCGGCCCGCCAACGCCGTGGCCGGCTACGACCGGGTGGACATCGTCAGCCTGGTGATGAAGGACGATACCCTGCCCCCCATCACCCGGATCGACGATCCGGCCCTCTTCGTCTCCTTCGGCGCCAGCCTGATGACCAGAAGGACCCTGGCCGAATCCCTCAGGCGGGTGGAGGATCAGTACAAGCTGGTCATCGAGCCCTTTGCCCAGCCCTTCCGCTCCTGGCGGCTCAACACCGAATGCCGGATGTTCCAGCTCTTCCTGGAGCTCTTCCGGCCCATGACCGTCATCCTCAACACCGGTGACTTCATGGGCGAGGATATCCCCCTGGAGCTGAGCCGCGACAGCATCCTGCCGGCCCTGGCCGAGGGCAAGCTGGAGCTGAGCCCCTGGCGGATCATCCCGGGCGGGATGATGAGCCTGGTGAAAAGGGGCGGCCTGGGCAGCCGGTACGACCGCTCCTTCCGGCCGAGCCTCGACGATGCCGGCTACGTGGCCCGCTTCGTCAGCCGCATGCAGACCAGGATCGATTTTTTGAGCGAGGTGCGGGGCCAGCATCTGCTCCATGCCGATTTCGTCGACCCCATGGTGACGGTGCGCATTGCCCTGGACGAGTTCCTGCTGCGGGATCCGGTGGCGGGCGATTTCTCCTGGACCGCCGCCGATCTCGACCGGCTGGGCCTGGCCCGCCGTGACGGCCATGGCTGA
- a CDS encoding tetratricopeptide repeat protein — protein sequence MSTSAAPAQQDLAAGPLPGAGAASLFVLAVALVLRLFHVLAIFRSSPFFDVLPGDLGAYDRWAQSIVQEGWLGKEIFYQDPLYPYFLAAIYSVLGRSLVAVYLIQSLLGAATASLLVPLGDRLGSRAAGLTAGLTYAAFAPAIFFDGLLLKSSLASFLVTACLAMLLARSPGRPCWRQLAAGALLGLACLTRGNFLLLLPVLAGLLALGRRTGLGGRLAASTLFVAGSLAVLLPVMARNYVVGHDLVLTTAQAGQNFFIGQNERATGTYVGLPFVRPDPLYERQDFHREAERRLGRALSPSEVSRYWLEEGLRFIRENPKRFAALSWRKVQLYFNFYEIADNHNFYFHRRYSPVLAFSPVTFALVGPFWLWGLAVLIRSRTRPALLMAATQLAYGLTLVAFYIFDRYRAPMAPLACLAAGIGLADLVAVARQRRWPRLAGQLALVGLAAVFVNHTVIPAFDFSHSLVDQGIAFEMKGQPEKALASYQEALAVQPLYARAWERRGRLELGLGRLDEARASLRRALELDPRGAQEARRSLWHLEQRLPRREQQESQGGSESR from the coding sequence GTGAGCACCAGCGCAGCCCCCGCCCAGCAGGATCTTGCCGCCGGCCCCCTTCCGGGCGCGGGCGCGGCCAGCCTCTTTGTGCTCGCGGTGGCCCTGGTGCTGCGTCTCTTCCACGTCCTGGCCATCTTCCGGAGCAGTCCGTTCTTCGATGTCCTGCCGGGCGACCTGGGGGCCTACGACCGCTGGGCGCAAAGCATCGTCCAGGAGGGCTGGCTTGGCAAGGAGATCTTTTACCAGGATCCCCTCTACCCGTATTTCCTGGCCGCCATCTACTCGGTCCTCGGCCGCAGTCTTGTGGCCGTCTATCTGATCCAAAGCCTCCTGGGCGCCGCCACCGCCAGCCTGCTGGTGCCCCTGGGCGACCGGCTGGGCAGCCGAGCCGCCGGCCTGACGGCAGGCCTGACCTACGCTGCCTTCGCGCCGGCCATCTTTTTCGATGGCCTCCTGCTCAAAAGCTCCCTGGCGTCCTTCCTGGTGACCGCCTGCCTGGCCATGCTCCTGGCCCGGTCCCCGGGCCGTCCCTGCTGGCGGCAGCTGGCCGCCGGCGCCCTCCTGGGGCTGGCCTGCCTGACCCGAGGCAACTTCCTTCTTCTGCTGCCGGTCCTGGCGGGGCTCCTGGCCTTGGGCCGGCGGACCGGCCTGGGGGGCCGACTTGCCGCCTCAACCCTTTTTGTCGCCGGCAGCCTGGCGGTGCTCCTGCCGGTCATGGCCCGCAACTATGTGGTCGGCCACGACCTTGTGCTCACCACCGCCCAGGCTGGCCAGAACTTTTTCATCGGCCAGAACGAGCGGGCCACGGGCACGTACGTCGGCCTGCCCTTTGTCCGGCCCGACCCCCTCTATGAGCGGCAGGACTTCCACCGGGAGGCGGAGCGCCGGCTGGGCCGCGCCCTGTCCCCCTCCGAGGTCTCCCGGTACTGGCTGGAGGAGGGCTTACGCTTCATCCGGGAAAACCCGAAGCGCTTTGCCGCCCTCAGCTGGCGCAAGGTGCAGCTGTACTTCAACTTCTATGAAATCGCCGACAACCACAACTTCTATTTTCACCGCCGCTACTCGCCGGTGCTGGCCTTCTCGCCGGTCACCTTCGCCCTGGTGGGACCGTTCTGGCTCTGGGGCCTGGCGGTGCTGATCCGATCCCGCACCAGGCCGGCCCTCCTGATGGCAGCCACCCAGCTCGCCTACGGCCTGACCCTGGTGGCCTTCTACATCTTCGACCGCTACCGGGCACCCATGGCGCCCCTGGCCTGTCTGGCTGCGGGGATCGGCCTCGCGGACCTGGTGGCGGTGGCCAGACAGCGCCGGTGGCCACGCCTCGCCGGCCAGCTGGCGCTGGTGGGGCTGGCGGCGGTCTTTGTCAACCATACCGTCATCCCAGCCTTTGACTTCAGCCATTCCCTGGTGGACCAGGGCATCGCCTTCGAGATGAAGGGCCAGCCCGAGAAGGCCCTGGCTTCGTACCAGGAGGCGCTGGCGGTGCAGCCCCTTTACGCCCGGGCCTGGGAGCGTCGCGGCCGCCTGGAGCTGGGCCTTGGCCGCCTGGACGAGGCACGCGCCAGCCTGCGCCGGGCCCTGGAGCTGGATCCCAGAGGGGCCCAGGAGGCCCGGCGCAGCCTCTGGCACCTGGAGCAGCGGCTGCCGCGACGGGAACAGCAGGAGAGTCAGGGGGGGAGCGAATCCAGGTAG
- a CDS encoding adenylate/guanylate cyclase domain-containing protein, which translates to MNSRAALPIHLEILPDGDHQPRGWDLVGKATYVLGRAPTSDVPLPFPWVSRNHAMLQIEENGGCHILDLGSSNGTFVNGRRAVTPTPLHSGDLLGLGKTRLRFQREEPTLAPAMDEDLAEATVAFLKRATVTILVCDIRSFTSFAEQHGPETVSELLKVWSTQVHAAVTRHEGRVDKFIGDAVMAIWGEGRDTRRNIVSALKACLEIAAVTAEAGRQVVRPDPALRIGAALNTGEAVVGNLGVQGGRDYTVVGDAVNVAFRLEDLTSELRADVLLGGETGRHLPEISKAFTSWSLSVRGKEEKVQVFGTSFARLKSYLDSLPP; encoded by the coding sequence ATGAACAGCCGCGCCGCCCTGCCCATCCATCTCGAGATCCTGCCGGACGGCGACCACCAGCCCCGGGGCTGGGATCTCGTTGGCAAGGCCACCTACGTCCTCGGCCGGGCCCCCACCAGCGACGTACCCCTGCCTTTTCCCTGGGTCTCCCGCAACCACGCCATGCTCCAGATCGAGGAGAACGGCGGTTGTCACATCCTGGATCTGGGCAGCTCCAATGGCACCTTCGTCAACGGCCGGCGGGCGGTGACGCCCACGCCGTTGCACAGCGGTGACCTCCTGGGCCTGGGCAAGACCCGGCTGCGGTTTCAGCGGGAGGAGCCGACCCTGGCGCCAGCCATGGACGAAGACCTGGCGGAGGCCACCGTGGCCTTTCTTAAACGGGCGACGGTGACCATCCTGGTTTGCGATATCCGCTCCTTTACCTCGTTTGCGGAGCAGCACGGCCCGGAGACCGTCTCCGAACTGCTCAAGGTGTGGAGCACCCAGGTGCATGCCGCGGTAACCCGGCACGAGGGCCGAGTGGACAAATTCATCGGCGACGCGGTGATGGCCATCTGGGGCGAGGGCCGGGACACCCGCCGCAACATTGTGAGCGCCCTCAAGGCGTGCCTGGAGATCGCCGCGGTCACCGCGGAAGCGGGGCGCCAGGTGGTGCGGCCGGATCCGGCCCTGCGCATCGGCGCGGCCCTCAATACCGGCGAGGCGGTGGTGGGCAACCTTGGGGTGCAGGGCGGACGGGACTACACGGTGGTGGGCGATGCGGTCAACGTCGCCTTCCGTCTGGAGGACCTCACCTCGGAGCTGCGGGCCGATGTGCTTCTGGGCGGCGAGACCGGCCGTCACCTCCCCGAGATCAGCAAGGCCTTCACCTCCTGGAGCCTGTCGGTACGGGGCAAGGAGGAGAAGGTGCAGGTCTTTGGCACCAGCTTCGCCCGGCTGAAGTCCTACCTGGATTCGCTCCCCCCCTGA
- the lepA gene encoding translation elongation factor 4, producing the protein MDLIRNFCIIAHVDHGKSTLADRFIQLCNLVAARDFRDQILDSMDIERERGITIKSQTICLPYRAKNGREYLLNLVDTPGHVDFSYEVSRALAACEGAILLVDAAQGIEAQTLANLYLAMEHDLAVIPVINKIDLPAADPEGVAAQIEEDLGLDKESIQRCSAKEGTGVAEILEAVVERLPPPKGDPDAPLQALVFDAWYDSYRGTIISCRLVQGRLKAGDTILFLSNRAAYRVEEVGLFRIQRQPVAELVAGQVGYIIAGVKTVDDTRVGDTITLKDRPCTEALPGFKPVKQVVFSSLYPVSTDDYEDLATALEKLKLNDASLSFQKDSSAALGFGFRCGFLGLLHLEVTQERLEREFDISLVMTAPTVLYRFFLTDGQLQEIDNPSYFPDPGRIEHIEEPYIRATILMPERYMGPVMTLCMERRADNIRHHYPVPGRIELGCELPLAEVIYDFYDRLKSITQGYGSFDYELYDYRQTDLVKLDILVNGERVDALSQLVHRARARERGLHACQQLRETIPRHMFKIAIQAAIGGTIIARETISALRKDVTAKCYGGDITRKRKLLEKQKEGKKRMKTVGNVAIPQKAFLSVLKSEQT; encoded by the coding sequence ATGGACCTTATCCGCAATTTCTGCATCATCGCCCATGTCGACCACGGCAAGTCCACCCTGGCCGACCGCTTCATCCAGCTGTGCAATCTGGTCGCAGCCCGGGATTTCCGGGATCAGATCCTGGACAGCATGGATATCGAACGGGAGCGGGGCATCACCATCAAGAGCCAGACCATCTGCCTGCCCTACCGGGCCAAGAACGGCCGGGAGTACCTCCTGAACCTCGTGGATACCCCGGGCCATGTGGACTTCTCCTACGAGGTTTCCCGGGCCCTGGCCGCCTGCGAGGGGGCGATCCTGCTGGTGGACGCGGCCCAGGGCATCGAGGCCCAGACCCTGGCCAATCTGTATCTGGCCATGGAGCACGATTTGGCGGTCATCCCGGTCATCAACAAGATCGACCTGCCGGCCGCCGACCCGGAGGGGGTGGCGGCCCAGATCGAGGAGGATCTGGGCCTGGACAAAGAATCGATCCAGCGCTGCTCCGCCAAGGAGGGCACCGGCGTGGCCGAGATCCTGGAGGCGGTGGTGGAGCGCCTGCCGCCGCCCAAGGGCGATCCCGATGCGCCCCTGCAGGCCCTGGTTTTCGACGCCTGGTACGATTCCTACCGGGGGACCATCATCTCCTGCCGGCTGGTGCAGGGCCGTCTCAAGGCCGGCGATACCATCCTCTTCCTCTCCAACCGGGCTGCCTACCGGGTGGAGGAGGTGGGCCTGTTCCGCATCCAGCGCCAGCCGGTGGCGGAGCTGGTGGCCGGCCAGGTGGGCTACATCATCGCCGGGGTCAAGACGGTGGATGATACCCGGGTCGGCGACACCATCACCCTCAAGGACCGGCCGTGCACTGAGGCCCTGCCCGGCTTCAAGCCGGTGAAGCAGGTGGTCTTTTCCTCCCTCTACCCGGTATCCACCGACGACTACGAGGACCTGGCCACCGCCCTGGAGAAGCTCAAGCTCAACGACGCCTCCCTGTCCTTCCAGAAGGACTCGTCGGCTGCCCTGGGCTTCGGCTTCCGCTGCGGCTTTTTGGGCCTGCTCCACCTGGAGGTCACCCAGGAGCGCCTGGAGCGGGAGTTCGACATCTCCCTGGTGATGACCGCGCCCACCGTGCTGTACCGCTTCTTCCTCACCGACGGCCAGCTCCAGGAGATCGACAACCCCAGCTACTTCCCGGATCCGGGTCGCATCGAGCATATCGAAGAGCCGTACATCCGGGCCACCATCCTCATGCCGGAGCGGTACATGGGGCCGGTCATGACGCTGTGCATGGAGAGGCGGGCCGACAACATCCGCCACCACTACCCGGTGCCTGGCCGCATCGAGCTGGGTTGCGAGCTGCCCCTGGCCGAGGTGATCTACGATTTTTATGACCGGCTGAAGTCCATCACCCAGGGCTACGGCTCCTTCGACTACGAACTCTACGACTACCGGCAGACGGATCTGGTGAAGCTCGACATCCTGGTCAACGGCGAGCGGGTGGACGCCCTGTCCCAGCTGGTCCACCGGGCTCGCGCCCGGGAACGGGGCCTGCACGCCTGCCAGCAGCTCAGGGAGACCATCCCCCGCCACATGTTCAAGATCGCCATCCAAGCGGCGATCGGCGGCACGATCATCGCCCGGGAGACCATCTCCGCCCTGCGCAAGGACGTCACTGCCAAGTGCTACGGCGGCGACATCACCCGCAAGCGCAAGCTTTTGGAGAAGCAGAAGGAGGGCAAGAAGCGGATGAAGACGGTGGGCAACGTCGCCATCCCCCAGAAGGCCTTCCTCTCCGTGCTCAAGTCCGAGCAGACCTGA